From Canis lupus dingo isolate Sandy chromosome 24, ASM325472v2, whole genome shotgun sequence, a single genomic window includes:
- the SIGLEC1 gene encoding sialoadhesin isoform X3, which yields MDFLLQLLQLVSFISAGLASWGVSSPQDVKGVKGSCLIIPCVFSFPADVKVTNGITAIWYYDYSGNRQVVSHSENPKLVEAQFRGRAQFLGHTEHKMCTLLLKDLRPEDSGSYNFRFEISDTNRWSDVKGTVVTVTETPETPTIASAAELHEGTEAYFNCSTPYACPEEHISLQWQGQDPSRSVTSSFQNLKPTGISHLGTLHMALSWQDHGRTLQCELSVAKQKTQGKIHLQVQYAPKGVEILLSPSGRNILPGDLVILTCQVNSSYPEVSFVQWTKDGTQLQVQGRMLKLSQATLGDAGIYTCQAGNAVGSSVSPPISLHIFMAEVQVSPAGLILENQTVTLTCKLPKEAPSELRYSWYKNHVLLEDAHSHILQLRSATRADTGFYFCEVHNAYGRERSGPVSVVVSYPPLTPDLTAFLETQEGLVGIFHCSVVSEPLATLVLSHNGLVLASTQGEGDHSSRFSVFSTPNSLNLEIRNLGPADSGEYTCSATNSLGNSSSTLGFHAKVAHLLISPAAEVVEGQGVTLSCRSGLSPTPDIRFSWYRNGALLHQGPHSSLQLTAASSTDAGSYHCQAEDGHTASGPSSPAILTVLYAPRQPTFTAQLDPNASGVGARRQGLLLCRVDSNPPAQLRLLHRDHVVASSLPLGCGGCSQRLKVTRAPNLLRLEIGEPVLEDEGVYLCEASNALGNTSASANFDAQATTLVITPSHTLPEGTGANLTCSVSREASGPANFSWFRNGALWTQGPLETVTLLPVARTDAAVYACRILTEAETQLSTPVVLSVLYPPDPPKLSALLDVGQGHMVVFICTVDSRPLAQLALFHEERLLATSLGPLLSLRGRLQVKVSANFLQLEVRDLSLGDSGSYRCEATNVLGSTNTSLFFQVRAVSVHVWPKAIVQEGQLVNLTCLVWTTNLTQPTYTWYRDGQQRPGALSILLPNVTVMDAASYRCGVVRPGQAPHLSRPVTLDVLYAPRSLRLTYLLESRGGRLAQVLCTVDSRPPAQLALSHAGRLLASSTTASVPNTLRLELWEPGPRDEGLYSCSAHSPLGQANTSLDLQLEGVQVTLAPSAAVPEGTPITVTCEDPVARPPCLYTWYHNSRWLQEGPAASLSFPAATRAHAGAYSCQVQDAQGTRSSRPIALQVHYAPQGVILSSFRDSRLSPMAVLQCTVDSEPPAELALSLNGKVLATSHEVHGLASGTGYVQVARNALRLQVPDASSGDKDTYVCTAHNFLGSVSTTGQLQAEGVRVVAEPGLDMPEGAPLNLSCQLPGGPVPTGNSTFTWFWNGQRLDVEPVATLAFAHVARAQAGLYHCQAELPSGASVSAPVLLRVLYPPKTPTMTVFVEPDSGIQGILDCRVDSEPLASLSLHLGSRLVASSQPWGAPAEPHIHVTATANALRVDMEELRPSDQGEYVCSASNALGSASASTYFGTRALYRLSLFQKLVWFLGLLVGLLFLLLGLGAFYTWRRHFRKLNMGENLVEMTSQKETMQEEEVTRISDDLGLVNKAALSPDCLCESNSTSSDFL from the exons ATGGACTTCCTGCTCCAGCTTCTCCAGTTGGTCTCATTTATCTCGGCAG GCCTGGCCTCATGGGGTGTCTCCAGTCCCCAGGATGTGAAGGGCGTGAAGGGGTCCTGCCTCATCATCCCCTGTGTCTTCAGTTTCCCGGCTGACGTGAAAGTGACCAATGGCATCACAGCCATCTGGTACTACGACTACTCGGGCAACCGGCAGGTGGTGAGCCATTCGGAGAACCCCAAGCTGGTGGAGGCACAGTTTCGTGGCCGTGCCCAGTTCCTGGGGCACACGGAGCACAAGATGTGTACCCTGCTGCTGAAGGACCTGCGGCCTGAGGATTCGGGCTCCTACAACTTCCGTTTTGAGATCAGTGACACCAACCGCTGGTCTGATGTTAAAGGCACTGTGGTCACTGTGACAG AGACGCCCGAGACACCCACCATTGCCTCGGCGGCAGAGCTTCATGAAGGCACAGAGGCCTACTTCAACTGCTCCACTCCCTACGCCTGCCCGGAGGAGCACATCAGCCTGCAGTGGCAAGGCCAGGACCCCTCACGCTCGGTCACCTCCAGCTTCCAGAATCTCAAGCCCACAGGCATCAGCCACCTGGGGACCCTCCATATGGCCCTGTCCTGGCAGGACCACGGCCGGACCCTACAGTGCGAACTCTCAGTGGCCAAGCAGAAGACTCAGGGCAAGATTCACCTCCAAGTGCAGT ATGCCCCTAAGGGCGTGGAGATCCTTCTCAGCCCCTCAGGGCGGAACATCCTTCCAGGCGATCTGGTCATACTCACCTGCCAGGTGAACAGCAGCTACCCTGAGGTCAGTTTTGTGCAGTGGACCAAGGATGGGACGCAGCTCCAAGTCCAGGGTCGTATGCTGAAGTTGTCCCAGGCAACCCTGGGCGATGCTGGTATCTACACCTGCCAAGCTGGAAATGCCGTGGGCTCCTCAGTCTCACCCCCCATCAGCCTCCACATCTTCA TGGCTGAGGTCCAAGTGAGCCCAGCAGGCCTTATCCTAGAGAACCAGACAGTGACATTGACCTGCAAATTGCCCAAAGAAGCACCCAGCGAGCTGCGCTATAGCTGGTACAAGAACCACGTCTTGCTGGAGGATGCCCACAGCCACATTCTGCAGCTGCGCTCAGCCACCAGGGCCGATACTGGCTTCTACTTCTGTGAGGTGCATAATGCCTATGGCAGAGAGCGCTCCGGCCCTGTCAGTGTGGTGGTCAGCT ACCCACCCCTTACCCCGGATCTAACTGCcttcctggagacacaggagggGCTAGTTGGCATCTTTCATTGCTCGGTGGTCAGCGAGCCCCTCGCCACCCTGGTGCTGTCACACAATGGCCTTGTCCTGGCCTCCACCCAAGGGGAGGGTGACCACAGCTCACGCTTCAGTGTCTTCTCCACCCCTAACTCCCTGAATCTGGAGATCCGAAACCTGGGGCCAGCTGACAGTGGGGAATATACATGCTCCGCCACCAACTCCCTTGGGAATTCATCCTCTACCCTGGGCTTCCATGCTAAAG TGGCCCACCTTCTCATCAGCCCTGCAGCAGAGGTGGTAGAAGGACAAGGAGTGACACTGAGCTGCAGGAGTGGTCTCAGCCCGACGCCTGACATCCGCTTCTCTTGGTACCGGAACGGAGCTCTGCTTCACCAGGGGCCCCACAGCAGCCTTCAGCTCACGGCGGCCTCCAGCACCGATGCCGGCTCTTACCATTGTCAGGCCGAGGATGGCCACACTGCCAGCGGCCCCTCCTCACCTGCCATCCTCACCGTGCTCT ATGCCCCACGCCAGCCCACGTTCACTGCTCAGCTGGACCCCAATGCCTCAGGAGTTGGGGCTAGACGTCAAGGGCTACTCTTGTGCCGTGTGGACAGCAACCCCCCAGCCCAGCTGCGGCTACTCCACAGGGACCACGTTGTGGCCTCTTCCCTGCCATTGGGCTGTGGGGGCTGTTCCCAGCGGCTAAAGGTTACCAGAGCCCCCAACCTGCTGCGTCTGGAAATTGGTGAGCCGGTGCTGGAGGATGAGGGTGTGTACCTGTGTGAGGCCAGCAATGCCCTGGGCAACACCTCTGCCTCTGCAAACTTCGATGCCCAGG CCACCACCCTGGTCATCACGCCATCACACACGCTGCCGGAGGGCACTGGAGCCAACCTGACTTGTAGTGTGAGCCGGGAAGCCAGTGGCCCTGCCAACTTCTCCTGGTTCCGGAATGGGGCCCTGTGGACCCAGGGCCCCCTGGAGACTGTGACGCTGCTGCCTGTGGCCAGAACAGATGCTGCCGTCTACGCCTGCCGCATCCTCACAGAGGCTGAGACCCAGCTCTCCACCCCGGTGGTCCTGAGTGTGCTCT ATCCCCCTGACCCTCCAAAGCTGTCAGCCCTCCTGGACGTGGGCCAGGGTCACATGGTAGTGTTCATCTGCACTGTGGACAGTCGCCCTCTGGCCCAGCTGGCCCTGTTCCATGAGGAGCGCCTCCTGGCCACCAGCCTGGGGCCCCTGCTCTCCCTCCGTGGCCGCCTCCAGGTCAAAGTCTCAGCCAACTTCCTGCAGCTAGAAGTCCGAGACTTGAGCCTTGGGGACTCTGGAAGCTACCGCTGTGAGGCCACAAATGTCCTTGGATCCACCAAcacctctctcttctttcaggtCCGAG ctgtgagtgtgcatgtgtggccCAAGGCCATCGTGCAGGAGGGGCAGCTGGTGAACCTGACCTGCCTTGTGTGGACCACCAACCTGACCCAGCCCACCTACACCTGGTACCGTGATGGGCAGCAGCGCCCAGGTGCCCTCTCCATCCTTCTGCCCAATGTCACAGTCATGGATGCTGCCTCCTACCGCTGTGGTGTGGTGAGGCCTGGCCAGGCACCCCACCTCTCCAGACCTGTCACTCTGGATGTCCTCT ATGCACCCCGCAGCCTGCGCCTCACCTACCTCCTAGAGAGCCGTGGTGGACGGCTGGCCCAGGTACTGTGCACTGTGGACAGCCGCCCACCTGCTCAGCTGGCCCTCAGCCATGCTGGCCGCCTCCTGGCCTCCTCGACCACGGCTTCTGTCCCCAACACCCTGCGCCTGGAGTTGTGGGAGCCTGGGCCCCGTGACGAGGGTCTCTACAGCTGCTCTGCCCACAGTCCACTGGGCCAGGCCAATACATCCCTGGATCTGCAGCTAGAGG GTGTGCAGGTGACCCTGGCTCCATCAGCCGCTGTGCCCGAGGGAACCCCCATCACGGTGACCTGTGAAGACCCTGTTGCCCGCCCGCCCTGTCTCTACACCTGGTACCACAACAGCCGCTGGCTGCAGGAGGGGCCAGCCGCCTCTCTCTCGTTCCCGGCAGCCACACGGGCTCACGCAGGTGCCTACTCCTGCCAGGTCCAGGATGCTCAGGGCACTCGCAGCTCCCGGCCCATAGCCCTGCAAGTCCACT atgcccctcagggtgtgatcctgtcgTCCTTTCGGGACTCGAGGCTCAGCCCCATGGCCGTATTACAGTGTACTGTGGACAGCGAGCCACCTGCTGAGCTGGCCCTGTCCCTCAATGGCAAAGTGTTGGCCACCAGCCATGAGGTCCACGGCTTGGCATCGGGGACAGGCTACGTCCAGGTGGCCCGCAATGCCCTGCGGCTGCAGGTGCCAGATGCATCCTCAGGTGACAAGGACACCTACGTGTGCACAGCCCACAACTTCCTGGGCTCAGTCAGCACCACGGGTCAGCTGCAGGCAGAAG GTGTGCGTGTGGTGGCCGAGCCGGGGCTGGACATGCCTGAGGGTGCACCACTGAATCTGAGCTGCCAGCTCCCTGGTGGCCCTGTGCCCACGGGCAACTCCACCTTCACTTGGTTCTGGAATGGCCAGCGGCTAGACGTGGAGCCTGTGGCCACCCTTGCCTTCGCCCACGTGGCTCGTGCCCAAGCTGGGCTGTACCACTGCCAGGCTGAGCTCCCCAGTGGGGCCAGTGTCTCTGCTCCCGTCCTGCTCCGTGTGCTAT ACCCTCCCAAGACGCCCACCATGACGGTCTTTGTGGAGCCTGACAGTGGCATCCAGGGCATCCTGGACTGCCGTGTGGACAGTGAGCCCCTAGCCAGCCTGAGCCTCCACCTCGGCAGTAGGCTGGTGGCCTCTAGCCAGCCCTGGGGTGCTCCTGCAGAGCCACACATCCATGTCACAGCCACTGCCAATGCCCTGAGGGTGGACATGGAGGAGCTGAGGCCCAGTGACCAGGGGGAATATGTGTGTTCTGCCTCCAATGCCCTGGGATCTGCATCCGCTTCTACCTATTTCGGAACCAGAG CCTTGTATCGCCTGAGTCTGTTCCAGAAGCTAGTCTGGTTTCTGGGGCTGCTGGTGGGCCTCCTCTTCCTGTTGTTGGGCCTGGGGGCCTTCTACACCTGGAG GAGGCATTTTCGTAAACTGAACATGGGTGAGAATTTGGTGGAGATGACTTCTCAGAAGGAAACCATGCAG GAGGAGGAGGTCACCAGAATCTCCGATGACTTGGGCCTCGTGAACAAGGCAGCATTGAGTCCCGACTGCCTCTGTGAAAGCAACTCTACATCATCTGACTTTCTATGA